A portion of the Mycoplasma sp. (ex Biomphalaria glabrata) genome contains these proteins:
- a CDS encoding ATP-binding protein, with protein MIDIFKTNREKKLYTENPKKYWRAQSKTTNPHWLMLSEFIDNSIKSAEDHNFSDLKIKITFNEQKRTFEYEDNAFGIEKSFKEMLSIEENKRGWDGNESSLSKHGYGVKSALAYYGWNWIIETKNNNGKESRIEIDLNDEKTSMTQNETNQNKIKKTRGTYFLVSNVFFNEKDINRFNTFTENSENIYQSIFNRYERYIKIKNNENEYIKLLNLDKKIDAEIELYYYNRIGKDRRINYNILETITDFNPIKLERIEKIQQLLFENKLISDEINNHNLLDEFEKHKEKIVNYIEENQEKICKSNSGKFKPNGIYKKLLDVLKKSDDKYFLGKNLTGKVFDSEDNEIEFSYDVGIMTTESSYYIKKLDNKQTYKVNTGFNISQDNRYIYHGPNEDGKTKKPEQKIRPKFLYDELKSWGSGSGISFGQRIFGTIYLQNNFFKPQLNKFDFTNGHLLSKIKENLINNDKDTISNWILMSFFLESLKESLKKTKKNLIETGTLKENSNLNTLINFCEIDKEKIEISRNKNELLISIPKQEVLDNRKIMEKVIKESINFIPEKNLPDWLKKIEEIFLRETNE; from the coding sequence ATGATTGATATTTTTAAAACAAATAGAGAAAAAAAATTATATACTGAAAACCCAAAAAAATATTGAAGGGCTCAATCAAAAACAACCAATCCACATTGATTAATGCTTTCTGAATTCATTGATAACTCAATAAAATCTGCGGAAGATCATAATTTTTCTGATCTAAAAATAAAGATTACATTTAATGAACAAAAGAGAACATTTGAGTATGAAGATAATGCTTTTGGTATAGAAAAATCTTTTAAAGAAATGCTTTCAATAGAGGAAAATAAGCGTGGCTGAGATGGAAATGAATCTTCTTTAAGTAAACACGGTTATGGTGTTAAATCAGCTTTGGCATACTATGGATGAAATTGAATTATTGAAACAAAAAATAATAACGGTAAAGAATCTAGAATTGAAATTGATTTAAATGATGAAAAAACTTCTATGACACAAAATGAGACAAATCAAAATAAAATTAAAAAAACTCGTGGAACGTATTTTTTAGTTTCAAATGTTTTTTTTAATGAAAAAGACATTAATAGATTTAACACTTTTACAGAAAATTCAGAAAACATTTATCAAAGTATTTTTAATAGATACGAAAGATATATAAAAATAAAAAATAATGAAAATGAATATATAAAATTACTAAATTTGGATAAAAAAATCGACGCTGAAATTGAATTATATTATTATAATAGAATCGGAAAAGATAGAAGAATTAATTATAATATTTTAGAAACAATCACAGATTTTAACCCGATCAAGTTAGAGAGAATAGAAAAAATTCAACAACTCTTATTTGAAAACAAATTAATTTCTGATGAAATAAATAATCATAATTTATTAGATGAATTTGAAAAACATAAGGAAAAGATTGTAAATTATATCGAAGAAAATCAAGAAAAGATTTGTAAAAGCAATTCTGGAAAATTTAAACCCAATGGCATTTATAAAAAATTATTAGATGTTCTAAAAAAAAGCGACGATAAATATTTTTTAGGTAAAAACTTAACTGGAAAAGTTTTTGATAGTGAAGATAATGAAATTGAATTCTCATATGATGTAGGAATAATGACAACAGAATCTAGCTATTATATTAAAAAACTAGATAATAAACAAACATATAAGGTTAATACGGGATTTAATATTAGCCAAGACAATAGATACATTTATCACGGCCCTAATGAAGACGGAAAAACTAAAAAACCAGAACAAAAAATTAGACCAAAATTTTTATACGATGAATTAAAATCATGAGGTTCAGGTTCTGGTATCAGTTTTGGCCAAAGAATATTCGGAACTATTTATTTGCAAAATAATTTTTTTAAACCTCAATTAAATAAGTTTGATTTTACTAATGGGCATTTATTGTCAAAAATTAAAGAAAATTTAATTAATAACGATAAAGATACCATCTCAAATTGAATATTGATGTCGTTTTTTCTTGAAAGTTTGAAAGAAAGTTTGAAAAAAACTAAAAAAAATCTTATCGAGACCGGAACTTTAAAAGAAAATAGTAACTTAAACACATTGATTAATTTTTGCGAAATTGATAAAGAAAAAATCGAAATTAGCCGCAATAAAAATGAATTACTAATTTCTATCCCGAAACAAGAAGTTCTTGATAATAGAAAAATTATGGAAAAAGTTATTAAAGAATCAATAAATTTTATCCCTGAAAAAAATCTACCAGATTGATTAAAAAAAATAGAAGAAATATTTTTGAGGGAAACAAATGAATAA
- a CDS encoding tyrosine-type recombinase/integrase produces the protein MQGALIEKFIKHLKYAENKSLNTLNNYEHYLKIYLIRCRNFKITLEGKLYFLEYIDKTYSNNTKRLILTVIDKFYKYLNNIEKMKIENPFLDVIKPRIDKKELITLSPKEINIIFTYLKKENNLQLIKLIYLIYYSGLRITEALNVKNNEILKNEIFIKGKGNKYRYINFHPDLKEYINKKNDDLCFVTNTKEPKSRRWANYCVKKLIYECKIDKKNIPSYFQTLVRNKLIKKRNKYFYS, from the coding sequence ATGCAAGGAGCACTAATAGAAAAATTTATCAAGCATTTAAAATATGCAGAAAATAAATCTTTAAATACATTAAACAATTATGAACATTACTTAAAAATATATTTAATAAGGTGTAGAAATTTCAAAATTACACTAGAAGGAAAGTTATATTTCCTAGAATATATTGATAAAACCTATAGTAACAATACTAAAAGACTAATTTTGACGGTGATAGATAAATTTTATAAATATTTAAACAACATTGAAAAAATGAAAATTGAAAACCCCTTTTTAGATGTTATTAAACCTAGGATCGATAAAAAGGAATTGATAACTTTATCACCAAAAGAAATAAATATTATTTTTACATATTTGAAAAAAGAAAATAATTTACAACTGATCAAATTAATATATTTAATATATTATTCTGGGCTAAGAATTACAGAAGCTTTAAATGTTAAAAATAATGAAATATTAAAAAATGAAATATTTATCAAAGGAAAAGGAAATAAATATAGATATATAAATTTTCATCCCGATCTAAAAGAATATATCAACAAGAAAAACGATGATTTATGTTTTGTTACAAACACCAAAGAACCTAAATCAAGACGCTGAGCCAATTATTGCGTTAAAAAACTTATTTATGAGTGTAAAATAGACAAAAAAAATATCCCCTCATACTTTCAGACACTCGTACGCAACAAACTTATTAAAAAACGGAACAAGTATTTTTACAGTTAG
- the dndC gene encoding DNA phosphorothioation system sulfurtransferase DndC: MHNFSFLTTSIKGKNDNFNDKITFAKNLIKQEYYKNDLPWVIGYSGGKDSTFLVDLIISSILELDKNQLNKKIYILSSDTLVENPLVIESLSNSINNINDFAKINNLPLIAALVRPKIEESFWVNLIGRGYPAPNQTFRWCTSRLKIDSMSNYVGEKISKDKKVIYVIGVRQGESGARDKILEKYNNLSNDRYVNKHNTDANAFVFKPIIDFDTKEVWEYLLSKPSTHWKVSTGNLYELYRDSSNECPLALDQIGTKKVNSSCGNSRWGCWTCTVAKEDRSITNLINNGYKELESLRDFRNWLQDERDKFENRYLGSIRINKSTKKITLVKNRTMRLKYKEKDTKKILFIPKKNTRPSKNWEILKNGWAVSDDGKYKIISKDKFINLIKTNKINMWNEIGNPFARKIIIHFKDNDYRIPGIGPYNLRYRKEIYDKLTKLNSNNNFQNLILEEEREIIFSIWNNIENNLTNCTR; this comes from the coding sequence TTGCATAATTTTTCCTTTCTCACAACAAGCATTAAGGGAAAAAACGATAATTTTAATGACAAAATTACTTTTGCCAAGAACTTAATTAAACAGGAGTACTATAAAAATGATTTACCGTGAGTAATCGGTTATTCTGGCGGAAAAGATTCTACATTTCTTGTGGATTTAATTATCTCATCCATCTTAGAATTAGATAAAAATCAACTAAATAAAAAAATTTATATATTAAGTTCCGACACATTAGTAGAAAATCCTCTAGTAATTGAAAGCTTATCCAACTCAATAAATAATATAAATGATTTTGCAAAAATAAATAATTTACCATTAATTGCAGCATTAGTAAGACCAAAAATTGAAGAATCATTTTGAGTTAATTTAATAGGAAGAGGTTATCCTGCACCAAATCAAACATTTAGATGATGCACTTCTAGATTAAAAATTGATTCTATGTCAAATTATGTCGGTGAAAAAATTTCAAAAGATAAAAAAGTAATTTATGTAATTGGTGTCCGACAAGGTGAGAGTGGGGCAAGAGATAAAATACTTGAAAAATACAATAACTTAAGCAATGACCGTTATGTTAATAAACATAATACAGATGCAAATGCCTTTGTCTTTAAACCTATTATAGATTTTGACACAAAAGAAGTTTGAGAATATTTATTAAGTAAACCTAGTACACACTGAAAAGTGAGCACAGGTAACTTATATGAATTATACAGAGATAGTTCTAATGAATGTCCATTAGCTCTTGATCAAATAGGAACAAAGAAGGTTAATAGTAGTTGTGGGAACTCTCGATGAGGTTGTTGAACTTGTACTGTAGCCAAAGAAGATAGATCGATTACTAATTTAATTAACAATGGTTATAAAGAACTAGAGTCATTAAGAGATTTTAGAAACTGATTACAAGATGAAAGAGATAAATTTGAAAATAGGTATTTAGGAAGTATTAGAATTAACAAATCGACTAAAAAAATAACCTTAGTAAAAAATCGAACAATGAGATTAAAATACAAAGAAAAAGATACAAAGAAAATACTTTTTATTCCTAAAAAAAATACACGACCAAGTAAAAATTGAGAAATACTGAAAAATGGATGAGCCGTCTCTGATGATGGAAAATATAAAATTATTTCAAAAGATAAATTTATTAATTTAATTAAAACAAACAAGATAAATATGTGAAATGAAATAGGTAATCCGTTTGCTCGTAAAATTATTATTCATTTTAAAGATAATGATTATAGAATCCCGGGTATAGGTCCATATAATTTACGTTATCGTAAAGAAATATATGACAAATTAACTAAACTAAATAGCAATAATAATTTTCAAAACTTAATTCTAGAGGAAGAGAGAGAAATTATTTTTTCTATTTGAAATAATATAGAAAACAATTTAACTAATTGTACAAGATAG
- a CDS encoding HNH endonuclease domain-containing protein has product MMKKHEKNNKPFQIEIDEEKYLIIKKWKKILINESIFRWAELVEKYNYSVINPIQKIDSFKEINGVKRDIITFTTHKDILQEFYNSINQSDEIECFYDSISLREISWDHYIPHSYMSYEDIWNLVPTSISLNSSKSNKYHDKFFNNEIIWKLYNRNDRLYKWLIDEKEQLVKEKKFKALDLEKIIFQFNSWKEYEKIKSKVEEFRSFDCI; this is encoded by the coding sequence ATGATGAAAAAACATGAAAAAAATAATAAACCTTTTCAAATTGAAATAGATGAAGAAAAATATTTAATTATTAAAAAATGAAAAAAAATTCTAATTAATGAATCTATTTTTAGATGAGCTGAATTAGTCGAAAAATATAATTATTCAGTTATTAATCCTATACAAAAAATAGATTCATTTAAAGAAATCAACGGAGTTAAACGTGACATAATCACTTTCACAACGCATAAAGATATTCTTCAAGAATTTTACAATTCCATCAATCAAAGTGATGAAATTGAATGTTTTTATGATAGCATTTCTTTAAGGGAAATTAGTTGAGATCATTATATTCCTCATTCATACATGAGTTATGAGGATATATGAAATTTAGTTCCAACTTCTATAAGTTTAAATAGTAGCAAAAGTAATAAATATCACGATAAATTTTTTAATAACGAAATTATTTGAAAACTATACAATAGAAATGATCGTTTGTATAAATGGTTAATAGATGAAAAAGAACAGTTGGTAAAAGAGAAAAAATTTAAAGCATTAGATCTTGAAAAAATTATTTTTCAATTTAATTCTTGAAAAGAGTATGAAAAAATTAAGTCAAAGGTTGAAGAATTTAGAAGTTTTGATTGTATATAA